From Aliamphritea hakodatensis:
GTCCCATGGTCACATCCCTGTCTATCCCGTTCCCCAGCCTGAGCTGATTTACGCACCGAACAAACTCATCGGTAAAAACCTGATACAACGATTCATGTACAAAAAAACGACTTGGTGAAACACACACCTGTCCACAGTTTCTGAACTTGGAAGCGGCCAGTTGGCGGGCTGCCAGAACTGGATTGGCATCTCGGAATACAATAGCCGGCGTATGCCCTCCCAGCTCAAGAGATACTTTTGTAATACGGTCTGCGGCCAGATGAAGCAGGCATTTCCCGACCCGGGCTGATCCGGTTAAGGATATTTTACGTATCACCGGCGAGTTAATCAGGATACGGGACAGAAAATCGGAATTCCCCGTAAGTAAATTGATAGCGCCCCGGTTAATTGCAGCATCGGTACATGCCTGCAATAACGCCATACATGACCCCGGAGCTTCACTGGCGGGCTTTATGATTACGGTGCAGCCTGCGGCAAGCGCTGCGGCTATTTTTCGCGCCGGCAGCAATAACGGGAAATTCCATGCTGAAAAAGCAGCAACAACTCCCACAGGCTCATAAATCACTTGCATACGGGTTTGTCGGTTTCCGGCTTCTATGATCTGACCATACACCCGCCTGGTTTCATCTGCGTACCATTCAAACTGCTCCGCCGCAGCCTGCACCTCCGCCAGGGATTCCGGTAACGGTTTACCGGTCTCGCTGGACAATATACCGGCTATCTCTTCAGCCCTTTGGCACAAGATTCCGGACACCTTGCGCAGCTTTTCCGACCTTACCCGGGGATCTTCATTTCGCCAGCCTTCAAAAGCCTGTTGCGCAGATATCAGAGCCGCTTCAGCATCCTTTTCAGTGGCCATAGGAACTGAGCCGATTATTGCTTCCGTCGCCGGGTTTACCACTGTTCTGGTACTTTGGTCAGAACTTCCCCGCCATTCGCCATTAATCAGCAGACCAAATCTGTCATACATAACACGCTCCCTGTGTTTGCCTGTATTTGCCTGTGCCGGGCAGGACTGTTCATCACAAACGTTTACCGGTTTACATATCCGGTCTGCCCGGCAACAGGAATAACATCACCGTCGAAACGGTATAAAAATCAATTTCCCATTTTCATAAATGCAGCCATTTTATGGCTTTGAGCTTCCAGCATGCTTTCCCCCAGATACACTTTACAGCCCTTATTTCTGGCGGTTTTCAAAAGCCGGGTAAATCTGGGTTTCATAATAATATCTGCGATAATCGTGTCAGCGGTGATCAAAGACTCATCGACCGGTAGCGGATCACTCTCATGCATTCCCAGTGAAGTAGTATTTATAATCAAGTCAAACTTACCTTCGGGAATGTCTGTTCCTGTTACCCGCAATGTGGGAAACAGCTTCGCTAACTTTTTCGCCAGATCAGTC
This genomic window contains:
- a CDS encoding NAD-dependent succinate-semialdehyde dehydrogenase; protein product: MYDRFGLLINGEWRGSSDQSTRTVVNPATEAIIGSVPMATEKDAEAALISAQQAFEGWRNEDPRVRSEKLRKVSGILCQRAEEIAGILSSETGKPLPESLAEVQAAAEQFEWYADETRRVYGQIIEAGNRQTRMQVIYEPVGVVAAFSAWNFPLLLPARKIAAALAAGCTVIIKPASEAPGSCMALLQACTDAAINRGAINLLTGNSDFLSRILINSPVIRKISLTGSARVGKCLLHLAADRITKVSLELGGHTPAIVFRDANPVLAARQLAASKFRNCGQVCVSPSRFFVHESLYQVFTDEFVRCVNQLRLGNGIDRDVTMGPLISSGALDTALALIEDAVAGGANILAGGRRAAEYPQGFFLQPTVLGNVSDKTRIMSEEPFAPIAPITTFSDYDEVLTRANRLPYGLAAYLFTDQLTTAVRASSDIEAGMVGINDVSLASAEMPFGGIKESGFGREGGSLGIHEYLHAKFIKTRLM